The following proteins are encoded in a genomic region of Coffea eugenioides isolate CCC68of chromosome 6, Ceug_1.0, whole genome shotgun sequence:
- the LOC113776095 gene encoding wound-induced protein 1 — translation MAEKEPEISVLEPNNSNEATVKALYKALASGEIGKVAGFVASDLEWWFHGPQGCHHMMKMLTGKSSHKAFSFNPRSMDAIDDYVIVEGWEGVQAYWVHVWTLKDGLITQFREYFNTWLTVADLRPVAVAGGCSSSKFWQSHPRDLAKRSLPGLMLAI, via the coding sequence ATGGCCGAAAAGGAACCTGAGATATCGGTTTTAGAGCCAAACAACAGTAACGAAGCCACCGTTAAGGCCCTGTACAAAGCATTGGCAAGTGGCGAAATCGGGAAGGTGGCCGGTTTTGTTGCCAGTGACCTAGAATGGTGGTTCCACGGCCCTCAAGGCTGCCACCACATGATGAAGATGCTCACCGGGAAATCATCGCACAAAGCTTTCAGTTTCAATCCTCGAAGCATGGATGCCATTGACGATTACGTGATCGTGGAGGGTTGGGAAGGCGTGCAGGCCTACTGGGTACACGTTTGGACCCTCAAAGACGGTCTCATAACTCAGTTCAGGGAGTACTTCAACACCTGGCTCACGGTTGCAGATTTAAGGCCCGTGGCCGTGGCTGGCGGTTGCTCCTCCTCAAAATTCTGGCAGAGCCACCCCCGAGACCTCGCCAAACGCTCTTTGCCAGGTCTTATGCTTGCCATCTGA
- the LOC113772946 gene encoding short-chain dehydrogenase reductase 2a: MPAQVVPDQKNLPLINKESTAAPFTPRRLEGKVAIVTGGARGIGEATVRLFARHGAKVVIGDVEDVLGHALAGSLSPHGVTYVHCDVSSEGDVEKLIQSTVSGFGRLDIMFNNAGVLGSQAKHKKSIVDFDAEEFDRIMGVNVRGVALGMKHAARAMIPRGTGCIISTASVASVLGGLGPHSYTASKHAIVGLTKNAACELGKYGIRVNCISPFGVATRMLINAWRNSDIDAAENDDDDDDDEDAAAARMMSKAVEKAEEMVRGLANLKGATLRTSDIAEAALYLASDESRYVSGHNLVVDGGITTSRNCIGL; encoded by the exons ATGCCTGCCCAAGTGGTGCCTGATCAGAAAAACTTGCCACTGATTAACAAAGAGAGCACCGCTGCCCCTTTCACTCCCCGAAG GCTGGAAGGGAAGGTAGCAATAGTGACGGGTGGAGCCAGGGGCATCGGCGAAGCAACTGTGCGACTGTTTGCAAGACACGGGGCTAAGGTGGTGATCGGGGACGTGGAGGACGTTCTTGGACATGCGCTGGCCGGCTCATTGTCTCCTCATGGCGTCACCTATGTTCACTGCGACGTCAGCTCGGAAGGAGACGTGGAGAAGTTAATCCAGTCGACGGTTTCAGGTTTTGGAAGGCTGGACATAATGTTCAACAATGCCGGGGTTCTGGGAAGCCAGGCCAAGCACAAGAAGAGCATCGTGGATTTTGACGCCGAGGAATTTGATCGAATCATGGGGGTCAACGTTCGAGGAGTGGCCCTGGGAATGAAACACGCGGCCCGGGCGATGATTCCCAGGGGAACCGGCTGCATCATCTCGACCGCAAGCGTTGCCAGCGTCCTGGGGGGCCTGGGCCCCCATTCTTACACCGCCTCCAAGCACGCCATCGTCGGGCTGACTAAGAACGCCGCTTGCGAGTTGGGAAAGTACGGGATCAGGGTAAATTGCATTTCGCCGTTTGGAGTGGCCACCCGGATGCTGATCAATGCCTGGAGGAACTCCGATATCGATGCTGCTGAAAATGACGATGACGATGACGATGATGAAGATGCTGCGGCGGCCAGGATGATGAGCA AAGCGGTGGAAAAAGCGGAGGAAATGGTGAGAGGTTTGGCAAATTTGAAAGGTGCGACGCTGAGGACTTCGGATATTGCGGAGGCTGCTCTCTATCTGGCCAGTGATGAATCTAGATATGTAAGTGGCCACAATCTTGTGGTGGACGGAGGAATTACTACCTCCAGAAATTGCATCGGCTTGTAA